One genomic segment of candidate division KSB1 bacterium includes these proteins:
- a CDS encoding DUF5686 and carboxypeptidase regulatory-like domain-containing protein gives MVGRRGWFVERWAALWLVLLLESNVVSRVSAQGARVHGTVRDARTGQPLALANIWVEGTYRGTTTNSQGEYVLEIPSVPATLRVRYIGYRSQGLAVTAHTGEQVNFDLEPVLVELPPVVVTGEDPAVAIMREVIRRKQHWRSQVRTFAAEAYSRLSVANDTAVVMVMESTSRLFWDRDRGVREIVRSRRQTKNVPAPATIFAMGFPNFYDDDVEVLGNRFVGVTHPDALDYYQFHLQGTRGVDRLVVFDIAVKPKGQLQPCFEGTISVLDSVYALIAVDLRPLGTLPLPFPVQEWAVRHQQHFGSFEREFWLPVDAYERGTLRVGVPGLYLPDIMYERLVGLADYQINVPLPDTLYARPRVVSVDSVAVRQDTLLAHGVRAVPLTEPELVAYERVDSTWTLSRMYRPKGPLARLVKTSVRVEDDGARPAEAQSGGSKRRLIHFAPDLRFNRVEALHLGARYALRLAKRWEAQTAAGYKTGPHKWSYALGLGVQLAKNHRLSVQHMHDVVSRPGLSVYPQVLHSVLSIMGPREYFDYFWLSKTGISLESRVPRWHLRMQVGIGAERDRSARACTGFSLFRRREEATLNPPVQEGRLGLLRLNLRVGDPSSAWGIIAQRGAEVEMEQCRQGFFGSDFSFVSYRFRAVFGTPTFLRRRMLPNRLDIVVLGGLIQGHAPVQRLGTVEGRMAFLAPFGVLRTLEGWYHGRKYLGLFWEHNFRTLPFELVGLRWLVVQGVGVVLHGATARTWGAGMSEFPQTQSRVPARFHQEIGLSLTGLLGVGRCDVSWRLDQRGWSIGLGLARLY, from the coding sequence GTGGTGGGTCGCAGAGGATGGTTTGTCGAGCGGTGGGCAGCGTTGTGGCTGGTGCTCCTGCTCGAGTCGAACGTGGTATCGCGCGTGAGCGCGCAGGGGGCAAGGGTTCACGGCACCGTGCGTGATGCGCGCACTGGACAGCCATTGGCCCTGGCAAACATCTGGGTCGAAGGGACTTACCGCGGCACTACCACTAACTCTCAGGGCGAGTACGTGCTTGAGATCCCGTCTGTGCCAGCCACGCTCAGGGTACGCTACATCGGCTATCGCTCCCAGGGCCTGGCGGTGACCGCCCACACCGGGGAGCAGGTGAATTTTGATCTGGAGCCGGTACTTGTGGAATTGCCGCCGGTGGTGGTGACGGGCGAGGACCCGGCGGTGGCCATCATGCGCGAGGTGATCCGCCGCAAACAGCACTGGCGCAGCCAGGTGCGCACTTTCGCCGCCGAAGCCTATTCACGCCTGTCCGTGGCTAATGATACGGCGGTGGTGATGGTGATGGAAAGCACCTCCCGCCTGTTTTGGGACCGAGATCGGGGCGTGCGGGAAATTGTCCGCTCGCGGCGCCAGACAAAGAACGTGCCGGCGCCGGCAACGATCTTCGCCATGGGTTTCCCCAACTTCTATGACGACGACGTGGAAGTGCTGGGAAACAGGTTTGTGGGCGTGACCCACCCTGATGCCCTGGACTACTACCAGTTCCACCTGCAGGGCACGAGGGGGGTGGATCGTTTGGTGGTGTTCGACATTGCCGTGAAGCCTAAAGGCCAATTGCAGCCGTGTTTTGAGGGAACGATTTCGGTCCTGGACTCCGTGTATGCGCTGATTGCGGTGGATCTCCGGCCTCTGGGTACCTTGCCGTTGCCCTTCCCGGTGCAGGAATGGGCGGTGCGGCATCAGCAACACTTTGGTAGTTTCGAGCGGGAATTTTGGCTCCCCGTGGACGCTTATGAGCGGGGAACGCTGCGCGTGGGAGTGCCCGGACTCTACCTTCCAGACATAATGTATGAGCGGCTCGTGGGACTGGCCGACTACCAAATCAATGTACCCCTGCCTGATACCCTTTATGCCAGGCCCCGCGTTGTATCGGTGGACTCGGTAGCCGTGCGCCAGGATACGCTTCTGGCCCATGGTGTACGGGCTGTCCCACTCACTGAACCTGAACTGGTCGCCTACGAGCGCGTGGACAGCACCTGGACGCTGTCGCGTATGTATCGTCCCAAGGGGCCACTGGCCAGGCTGGTCAAGACCTCGGTGCGGGTGGAAGATGATGGCGCCCGCCCTGCAGAAGCCCAGAGTGGGGGCAGCAAAAGGAGGCTCATCCATTTCGCCCCGGACCTACGGTTCAATCGTGTAGAGGCGCTCCATCTGGGTGCGAGGTACGCTCTTCGCCTGGCAAAGCGATGGGAAGCGCAGACTGCGGCCGGGTACAAGACTGGGCCACACAAGTGGTCATACGCACTTGGTCTTGGAGTGCAGCTGGCCAAGAACCATCGTCTGTCCGTGCAGCATATGCACGATGTGGTCTCAAGACCAGGGCTGAGCGTGTACCCGCAGGTGCTCCATTCCGTTCTCAGTATCATGGGGCCGCGGGAGTACTTTGATTACTTTTGGCTTTCCAAGACGGGGATTTCGCTGGAGAGCCGCGTCCCTCGGTGGCATTTGCGCATGCAAGTGGGTATCGGTGCCGAAAGGGATCGGTCGGCTCGCGCGTGTACAGGGTTTTCGCTGTTCCGAAGGAGGGAGGAGGCAACCCTAAATCCGCCGGTACAAGAGGGTCGACTGGGACTGCTTCGCCTAAACCTGCGGGTTGGAGATCCCAGTTCGGCGTGGGGCATCATCGCGCAGCGCGGCGCCGAAGTGGAGATGGAACAGTGCAGACAAGGGTTCTTCGGCAGCGATTTTTCGTTCGTCAGCTATCGTTTTCGGGCAGTGTTTGGGACGCCCACTTTCCTGCGCCGGCGCATGCTTCCCAATCGCCTTGATATCGTGGTCCTGGGGGGCCTCATCCAAGGGCATGCCCCGGTGCAACGATTGGGGACGGTTGAAGGACGGATGGCCTTTCTCGCTCCCTTTGGCGTGCTGCGCACGCTGGAGGGCTGGTACCATGGCAGGAAGTATTTGGGGCTTTTCTGGGAGCACAATTTCCGCACTTTGCCCTTCGAACTAGTGGGTTTGAGGTGGCTCGTGGTGCAAGGCGTGGGCGTCGTACTGCACGGGGCTACGGCCAGGACATGGGGTGCGGGAATGTCAGAGTTTCCACAGACGCAGTCGCGCGTCCCGGCCAGGTTTCATCAGGAAATCGGCCTGTCGCTCACGGGACTGCTGGGCGTGGGGCGGTGTGACGTGAGTTGGAGGCTCGATCAGCGCGGGTGGAGCATCGGCCTGGGGTTGGCGCGCCTGTACTAA
- a CDS encoding four helix bundle protein produces MEQEKRLTFQDLVVWQKSHQLAMDVYRATKKFPKEERDALGATLRHAAAEVPANIAAGFRSRVQPEKFHLYNQSLAALERTRYYLILTRDLGFLKDYEALWNLAEEVGRMLGRLARSARSQQNRGQ; encoded by the coding sequence ATGGAACAAGAGAAACGACTCACGTTTCAGGACCTCGTTGTCTGGCAAAAGAGCCATCAGCTCGCGATGGACGTGTACAGGGCCACAAAAAAGTTCCCCAAAGAGGAGCGTGATGCCCTTGGCGCAACGCTGCGGCATGCGGCTGCTGAGGTACCTGCAAACATCGCTGCGGGGTTTCGCAGCCGGGTTCAACCGGAGAAGTTCCACCTGTACAACCAGAGCCTTGCGGCATTGGAGCGTACTCGCTACTACCTGATTTTGACCCGTGACCTCGGGTTTCTGAAAGACTATGAAGCGTTGTGGAATTTGGCGGAGGAGGTGGGGAGAATGTTAGGCCGTCTCGCCCGATCGGCCCGTTCCCAGCAAAACCGTGGTCAGTAA
- a CDS encoding dipeptidyl peptidase 3, whose amino-acid sequence MGRRMATARIGWLGFVSLAACLLACGSQERRYFLERVGNTQVVQMYADGFERLPLRQKLLAYYLCQAAIAGRDIMYDQNHRHALAIRRLMEEIITHAEGIDRDLLAKIVHYAKLVWINNGHYYSRSFVKFVPDFTPEQLRHAAEIAVRNGGSLPCREGESVDSLLARLRASMFDPQYEPYKTNKTPPQGQDILTASANNLYEGVTLAEVESFEERYPLNSRLVKRDGRLIEEVYRIGTDSIPPGRYASQLAAVVENLERAAAVAEGAQQQALRHLISYYRTGDLRQFHNFYLIWVRDNPLVDTINGFVETYLDPRSVKGAWEGIVFFVDEQTTARMHALAASAQYFEDRAPWEDAYKKQGVQPPVANAIKVLTQTGDQGPIGWAGINLPNEQWIREQHGSKSITLQNLIAARRKAQSDALLREFCATRAELVRAKRYGDEAADAVLALHEIVGHGSGKVDPKLAGDPSDYLREYYSTLEEARADLMALWNIFDPKLVEIGMVSDSQEVGKAAYDDYVRDDLILLRLYPYATTIEEDHDRAAHLIVSYLRQTTGAVLLVRKGGRSYQRVADYQAMRAGVGRLLAEIMRIKAQGDYAAAKELVTTYGSVFDPTLRDEVVARCTTLDLPTYTAYVNPELSLVTDAQGNPIDVLVTYPCDLQRQMLGYAGYVTR is encoded by the coding sequence ATGGGAAGGAGAATGGCTACCGCGCGGATAGGTTGGCTTGGGTTTGTGTCGCTCGCTGCGTGTCTCTTGGCGTGCGGAAGCCAGGAGCGTCGCTACTTTCTCGAACGGGTGGGCAACACGCAGGTTGTGCAAATGTACGCGGATGGCTTTGAGCGTCTCCCCTTGCGGCAAAAGCTACTTGCCTATTATCTTTGTCAAGCCGCCATTGCCGGCAGGGACATCATGTATGACCAGAATCACCGCCACGCCCTGGCAATTCGCCGCCTGATGGAGGAGATCATCACCCACGCCGAGGGGATCGACCGAGACCTGCTGGCAAAGATTGTGCATTATGCCAAGCTGGTTTGGATCAACAACGGTCACTACTACTCCAGGTCTTTTGTCAAGTTTGTGCCTGACTTTACGCCTGAGCAACTTCGGCACGCGGCGGAGATCGCGGTGCGCAACGGCGGCTCGCTTCCATGCAGGGAGGGCGAGTCAGTGGACAGTCTCCTTGCCCGTCTTCGCGCCTCCATGTTTGACCCTCAGTACGAGCCTTACAAGACCAACAAGACGCCTCCCCAAGGGCAAGACATCTTAACGGCGAGCGCGAACAATCTTTATGAAGGAGTGACACTGGCTGAGGTGGAAAGCTTCGAAGAGCGGTATCCCCTAAACTCGCGCTTGGTCAAAAGGGACGGCAGACTTATCGAAGAGGTTTACCGCATCGGCACTGACAGTATTCCTCCGGGACGTTACGCCAGTCAGTTGGCGGCGGTAGTCGAGAATTTGGAGCGGGCGGCAGCAGTGGCGGAGGGCGCCCAACAGCAGGCACTCCGGCACCTGATCTCTTACTACCGCACCGGCGACCTGCGCCAGTTTCACAATTTCTACCTCATTTGGGTTCGCGACAACCCCTTGGTGGACACCATCAACGGTTTTGTGGAGACCTATTTGGACCCGCGCTCCGTGAAGGGGGCTTGGGAAGGGATTGTGTTTTTTGTCGATGAACAGACCACGGCCAGAATGCATGCACTGGCTGCCTCCGCGCAGTATTTCGAGGATCGGGCCCCGTGGGAGGACGCCTACAAGAAGCAGGGCGTGCAGCCGCCTGTGGCGAATGCGATCAAAGTGCTGACCCAGACTGGGGATCAAGGGCCGATAGGGTGGGCTGGGATTAACTTGCCTAATGAGCAGTGGATTCGAGAACAGCATGGGAGCAAAAGCATCACCCTGCAAAACCTGATAGCGGCACGGCGCAAGGCACAGTCGGATGCGTTGCTACGCGAGTTCTGCGCCACGCGGGCAGAGCTTGTACGGGCCAAGCGTTACGGGGACGAAGCGGCAGATGCCGTTTTGGCCCTGCACGAAATCGTCGGCCATGGGAGCGGCAAGGTTGACCCGAAACTGGCCGGCGACCCTTCTGATTATTTGCGCGAATACTACTCAACCCTAGAGGAAGCTCGCGCTGACTTGATGGCCCTGTGGAACATTTTCGATCCCAAGTTGGTGGAAATCGGCATGGTCTCCGATAGTCAGGAGGTGGGCAAGGCCGCCTATGACGACTATGTGCGCGATGACTTGATCCTGCTTCGCCTCTACCCGTACGCCACCACAATCGAGGAAGACCACGATCGAGCCGCGCATCTCATTGTGAGCTACCTGCGGCAAACGACTGGGGCAGTGCTCCTGGTCCGAAAGGGGGGGAGGAGCTACCAGCGGGTTGCTGACTACCAGGCGATGCGCGCGGGAGTGGGGCGTCTGTTGGCGGAGATCATGCGGATCAAGGCGCAAGGGGACTATGCAGCTGCAAAAGAGCTTGTGACGACCTACGGGAGCGTCTTTGACCCCACCCTGCGTGACGAAGTGGTGGCGCGATGCACCACGTTAGACCTTCCTACCTACACGGCCTACGTCAATCCTGAGTTGTCCCTGGTCACCGACGCACAAGGCAATCCCATCGACGTGTTGGTGACCTATCCCTGTGATCTGCAGCGCCAGATGTTGGGCTATGCCGGATACGTGACGCGGTAG
- a CDS encoding DUF4340 domain-containing protein, producing MMKEKQLYVLGGVFCALLLLFFVTKPRMKTVNVDELQQNVVIGVSRDDVAAIEVYKQTQGGEIRMEFVKKDKQWYIPTRFNAKAREYSVHRIIDDMIEMTGRVRTSDPKHFATFQVGDDQGVHVILKDAAQKPLANLIVGKRGEDYNSGFVRFADREKVYAVDKNLLSSLAVYGELDTLSRFNDNSFVDLTAVKLDKKELELVALVSSGKELVIRRVEKASATTSSDSAAAKKEYEWVLERVGRRVKLDQKEVDRFLGDVTYIYAQEVVDNIGNTLADLGKQSRYQVDRPRMFMVFMKQNDPSRYNVLFGREFEKDKGYFMYVQYDHLVYKVAKTKYDALLKWIDELPKKVAKA from the coding sequence ATGATGAAAGAGAAGCAATTGTACGTGCTTGGCGGGGTCTTCTGCGCGCTCCTGCTCCTCTTCTTCGTGACCAAGCCGCGCATGAAGACAGTCAATGTGGACGAGCTCCAACAAAACGTGGTCATCGGCGTCAGCCGGGACGACGTGGCCGCCATTGAGGTCTACAAGCAGACCCAGGGGGGCGAGATCCGCATGGAGTTCGTCAAGAAGGACAAGCAATGGTACATTCCTACTCGCTTCAATGCCAAGGCGCGGGAATACAGCGTCCACCGCATTATCGACGACATGATAGAGATGACGGGGAGGGTGCGTACCTCTGACCCCAAGCACTTTGCCACATTCCAGGTTGGCGATGACCAGGGCGTCCACGTCATCCTCAAGGACGCGGCACAGAAGCCTCTAGCCAATTTGATCGTCGGCAAGAGGGGGGAAGACTACAACAGCGGTTTCGTGCGTTTTGCCGACCGAGAAAAGGTCTATGCGGTGGACAAGAACCTGCTGTCTTCCCTGGCCGTGTATGGGGAGCTCGACACTCTGTCTCGGTTCAACGACAACTCGTTTGTTGACCTGACTGCGGTGAAGCTGGACAAGAAGGAACTCGAGCTGGTGGCATTGGTGAGCAGCGGCAAGGAGCTGGTCATCCGCCGCGTGGAAAAGGCATCCGCAACGACGAGTTCCGACTCGGCAGCGGCCAAGAAAGAGTACGAGTGGGTGCTCGAGCGTGTAGGTCGGCGGGTGAAGCTGGATCAAAAAGAGGTAGACCGCTTCTTAGGGGATGTGACTTACATCTACGCTCAGGAGGTGGTCGACAACATTGGCAACACCCTTGCCGACTTGGGCAAGCAGAGTCGCTACCAGGTGGACCGCCCGCGCATGTTCATGGTGTTCATGAAACAGAACGATCCCTCGCGGTACAACGTGTTGTTCGGACGCGAGTTCGAGAAGGACAAAGGGTATTTCATGTACGTTCAGTATGATCACCTGGTGTACAAGGTGGCCAAGACCAAGTACGACGCTTTGCTGAAGTGGATCGACGAGTTGCCAAAGAAAGTCGCTAAGGCTTGA
- a CDS encoding GldG family protein — protein sequence MKNLRKLFIRTFLIGSALLVGIALLVIMVFDNLNLGRFDLTAEQVYKLSPSVEKILSRLEAPIEITYYVSSSEKMPTKWKNLERDVIDKLEELKLASKGRVTYKVFDPSAEEEREAFEERRAKEKEEKGEAAKPVQRKRIAERLAEKGVVPFGVQSAERDEFAVKRIYSSLVLSYLDRKEDVIEEVRPEMFGSLEYEIVSRIFKLIATKRPKVGFFPSQPEYPEQYRQFQQAPPDPYNMAVELLRNAGYDVVRTNITKDDTIPGGIQTMVLMVDEPLTERQLYEIDRLVHKGVRLVLAGQMYNYQIYPSRGGAPGSFDVQAMPTRININGLVKNYGFEIDSKIFMDRSAAFVQVPTYRTRRMGIFQIQEQRYEPVSKPVIIKVNQENINDRVSVANKITELFYMYGTKLNLFDEILKKDNLKATVLFTSSNHSWTTESLGYRPVDTSEPASGDFLRRQPLGVLIEGTFSSRYAEQPPPKWPSEGSGVDSSAAPLITGPGTPNKIIAYGCSNMFKDDVLRAVDSHKALLLNSVDALTLGDELIHIRAKNIEARRIKETSAFGKSLAKFFVVWFPALGFVALGVFLTMRRKMK from the coding sequence ATGAAGAACCTACGCAAACTGTTCATCAGGACCTTTCTCATCGGGTCGGCACTGCTGGTGGGTATCGCCCTCCTGGTCATTATGGTCTTTGACAACCTCAACTTGGGTCGATTCGATTTGACTGCGGAGCAGGTGTACAAGCTCTCTCCGTCAGTGGAGAAGATACTCTCGCGCCTGGAGGCGCCTATCGAGATTACCTATTACGTCTCCTCCTCCGAGAAGATGCCGACCAAGTGGAAAAACTTGGAGCGCGACGTGATCGACAAGCTCGAGGAGCTGAAGCTTGCCTCCAAGGGACGAGTGACCTACAAGGTATTTGACCCCTCGGCAGAAGAAGAACGGGAGGCCTTCGAGGAGCGTCGCGCCAAGGAGAAGGAGGAAAAGGGTGAGGCAGCCAAGCCAGTGCAGCGAAAGCGTATCGCGGAGCGCCTCGCGGAAAAAGGGGTAGTCCCGTTCGGTGTGCAGAGCGCGGAGCGCGACGAATTTGCCGTGAAACGCATCTACTCCTCACTCGTGCTCTCCTACCTCGACCGCAAGGAAGACGTGATCGAGGAGGTACGGCCCGAAATGTTCGGCAGCCTAGAGTATGAGATCGTGTCGCGAATTTTCAAGCTCATCGCCACCAAGCGCCCAAAGGTGGGATTCTTCCCCAGCCAGCCTGAGTACCCGGAGCAGTATCGCCAATTCCAGCAGGCTCCTCCTGACCCCTACAACATGGCGGTGGAACTCCTGAGGAATGCAGGCTACGACGTGGTGCGCACCAACATTACCAAGGACGACACCATCCCGGGCGGGATCCAGACGATGGTGCTGATGGTGGACGAGCCGCTCACCGAGCGTCAGCTCTACGAGATCGACCGCCTTGTGCACAAAGGGGTGCGGCTGGTGTTGGCAGGACAAATGTACAACTACCAGATCTACCCCTCGCGTGGCGGGGCGCCAGGCTCGTTCGACGTCCAGGCCATGCCTACGCGCATCAACATCAATGGGTTAGTGAAGAACTACGGTTTTGAGATTGACAGCAAGATTTTCATGGACCGGAGTGCCGCGTTCGTCCAAGTGCCCACCTATCGCACCCGACGCATGGGCATTTTCCAGATCCAAGAGCAGCGGTACGAGCCGGTGAGCAAACCGGTGATCATCAAGGTGAACCAGGAGAACATCAACGACCGCGTTTCCGTGGCAAACAAGATCACCGAGCTATTCTACATGTACGGAACTAAGCTCAATCTGTTCGACGAGATTCTGAAGAAAGACAATCTCAAGGCAACGGTGCTCTTCACCTCCAGTAACCATAGCTGGACCACCGAGAGCCTCGGTTACCGGCCTGTGGACACCTCAGAGCCTGCCTCTGGTGACTTCCTGCGGCGGCAACCGTTGGGAGTACTCATCGAAGGGACATTCTCTTCGCGCTATGCGGAGCAGCCGCCGCCCAAGTGGCCCAGCGAAGGCTCTGGCGTGGATAGCAGCGCGGCGCCGCTCATCACCGGGCCCGGAACCCCGAACAAGATCATCGCCTACGGGTGCAGCAATATGTTCAAAGACGACGTGCTCAGGGCTGTGGACAGTCACAAGGCGTTGCTCCTCAACAGCGTGGACGCGCTCACCCTGGGTGACGAGCTCATTCACATCAGGGCAAAGAACATCGAGGCGCGCCGCATTAAAGAGACCAGTGCCTTTGGCAAGTCACTGGCCAAGTTCTTTGTCGTCTGGTTCCCTGCACTGGGGTTTGTGGCCCTTGGGGTGTTCCTGACCATGAGACGTAAGATGAAGTGA
- a CDS encoding ABC transporter permease subunit: protein MRDVWIIFKREFAAYFYSPIAYVFSIIFIILNCGLYMFHFFFFGNADMRAFFSALPVTLALIFIPAISMRLWSEEKKLGTIELLLTLPMKAEHVVLGKYLAGLAFYLVALAGTLAIPIMLLFLGKPDFGPIIGGYFGSVLLGAFYLAIGIFISGFFADQIVSLIITSLVCGFFALIGWQYVPMVIDGWLPGLGDFLYSYVGVTRHFNDIARGVIDIRSIVYFLSLSALFIVLNIKYLDGRKY, encoded by the coding sequence ATGAGAGACGTCTGGATTATCTTCAAGCGCGAATTCGCCGCCTACTTCTACTCACCCATCGCCTATGTCTTTAGCATCATCTTCATCATCCTCAATTGCGGACTGTACATGTTTCATTTCTTCTTTTTCGGCAATGCGGACATGCGGGCTTTCTTTTCCGCTTTGCCGGTCACCCTGGCGCTGATCTTTATCCCTGCCATTTCCATGCGCCTGTGGTCAGAGGAGAAGAAGCTGGGCACCATCGAGCTGTTGCTCACCTTGCCCATGAAGGCCGAGCATGTGGTGCTGGGCAAGTACTTGGCCGGGCTGGCCTTCTACCTGGTGGCACTGGCTGGCACTCTGGCCATCCCCATCATGCTCCTGTTCTTGGGCAAACCAGACTTTGGACCCATCATTGGCGGCTATTTTGGCTCGGTGCTGCTCGGCGCTTTTTACCTTGCGATTGGCATCTTCATTTCCGGCTTCTTTGCCGACCAGATCGTTTCTCTGATCATCACCAGCTTGGTGTGTGGCTTCTTCGCCCTCATAGGCTGGCAGTACGTGCCGATGGTCATTGACGGGTGGCTCCCAGGTCTTGGCGACTTCCTGTATAGCTACGTGGGTGTGACACGCCACTTCAATGACATCGCGCGTGGGGTTATCGACATTAGGAGCATTGTCTACTTCCTCTCCTTGAGTGCCCTGTTCATCGTTCTGAACATTAAGTACCTTGATGGGAGAAAGTACTAG
- a CDS encoding ABC transporter ATP-binding protein — translation MIELQHLTKRYGMTTALEDVTCTINKGEIVGFVGPNGAGKTTAMKIITTYTAPTSGTARVGGYDVLESPYDVRRIIGYLPETVPLYADMLVAEYLRFIGEARHLNGKLHERMAWVIEACGLQPVLKRKIGVLSKGFRQRTCLAQALIHDPDVLILDEPTSGLDPLQIIGIRNLIKQLAHEKTIILSTHILPEVATVADRVLVINQGKLVADGSFEDLRKQVTTRAAFVLSVKAPRKEVEQQLKHVDGLLEVKFSDSKDRGVTSCTLYHDPGRDLVADLNRILREAKWDIVEFHPEKLSLEDSFIRLTQGSAEDWAEQRPSQAQA, via the coding sequence ATGATCGAACTACAACATTTGACCAAGCGGTACGGCATGACCACTGCCCTCGAGGATGTGACCTGTACGATCAACAAGGGGGAGATCGTCGGCTTTGTGGGGCCGAACGGCGCCGGTAAGACCACGGCGATGAAGATCATCACCACCTACACGGCCCCCACCTCGGGGACGGCACGGGTTGGCGGCTACGACGTTCTAGAGAGCCCCTACGACGTGCGACGCATCATCGGCTACCTACCGGAGACGGTGCCGCTGTACGCGGACATGCTGGTCGCGGAGTACCTTCGCTTCATCGGCGAGGCGCGCCATCTGAACGGCAAACTGCATGAGCGCATGGCGTGGGTCATTGAGGCTTGTGGGCTGCAGCCGGTGCTCAAGCGCAAAATCGGCGTCTTGTCCAAAGGCTTCCGGCAGCGCACCTGTCTGGCGCAAGCCTTAATCCACGACCCGGACGTGCTCATTCTGGATGAGCCCACTTCCGGCCTGGACCCGCTCCAGATCATCGGTATCCGCAACCTGATCAAGCAGCTGGCGCACGAGAAGACCATTATCCTCAGCACGCACATTTTGCCTGAAGTGGCCACGGTTGCCGATCGCGTCTTAGTCATCAACCAGGGCAAGCTGGTGGCCGATGGCAGCTTCGAGGACCTGCGCAAGCAGGTGACCACGCGTGCTGCCTTTGTTCTGTCGGTGAAAGCGCCGCGCAAGGAAGTGGAGCAACAACTGAAGCACGTGGATGGCCTTTTGGAGGTGAAGTTTTCGGACAGCAAAGATCGCGGCGTGACCAGTTGCACCCTGTACCACGATCCGGGTCGCGACTTGGTGGCAGATCTCAATCGCATCCTCCGCGAGGCGAAATGGGACATCGTGGAGTTCCATCCAGAAAAGCTGTCGTTGGAGGATTCATTCATCCGCCTGACGCAGGGCTCTGCTGAAGATTGGGCCGAGCAGCGCCCCTCCCAGGCCCAGGCATAA
- a CDS encoding CsgG/HfaB family protein: protein MRIAVKSLTPVLIALLSCVGQHVWGQQERTLAVLYFQNNSLAQKDEVAALSKGLADMFITELSKVQALRVIERAQLQQLLEEMKLAQAGLIDEKSAVQVGRLLGAKHLLLGSFVHMFGGKMRIDARIVEVETGLTIKAEEETGKVDKLFDMVKRLTEKIVRDLDVALTREDRVRLEAGGEATLEAALLYAKGLELEDRGQPLEAYKMYRKALAVSPSFAQAKQRLMAVQVHLK, encoded by the coding sequence ATGCGCATCGCGGTAAAAAGCCTCACCCCTGTATTAATTGCTTTGCTCAGCTGCGTCGGGCAGCATGTTTGGGGCCAACAGGAGAGAACTCTCGCCGTCCTTTACTTCCAGAACAACAGCTTAGCACAAAAGGATGAGGTGGCCGCATTGAGCAAGGGGCTGGCCGACATGTTCATCACTGAGCTCTCCAAGGTGCAGGCTTTGCGCGTCATTGAGCGCGCGCAGTTGCAGCAGCTCTTGGAGGAGATGAAGTTGGCCCAGGCTGGTCTTATCGACGAAAAGAGCGCGGTCCAGGTGGGTCGACTTTTGGGTGCAAAACACCTCCTATTGGGCAGCTTTGTGCACATGTTCGGCGGCAAGATGCGAATTGATGCGCGCATTGTGGAGGTGGAGACAGGCCTCACCATCAAGGCCGAGGAAGAGACGGGCAAGGTGGATAAGCTCTTTGACATGGTCAAACGTCTCACCGAGAAGATTGTGCGCGATTTGGATGTAGCGCTAACCAGAGAAGACCGGGTGCGCTTGGAGGCAGGGGGTGAGGCCACTTTGGAGGCGGCGCTTCTCTACGCCAAAGGCTTGGAGCTGGAGGACAGGGGGCAGCCGCTCGAGGCGTATAAGATGTATCGGAAGGCGCTCGCGGTGAGCCCGTCCTTTGCGCAGGCCAAACAGCGCCTGATGGCGGTGCAGGTCCATCTCAAGTGA